Proteins encoded within one genomic window of Pseudomonas cannabina:
- a CDS encoding putative bifunctional diguanylate cyclase/phosphodiesterase, translating into MYMLNLPYDPDFEDAERWRFVLTSTGFALLSMVVPFILLMRLMQRLQGSYNDLLAAQALSDSLARHDPLSGLLNRRVFHEQLVARVQQASVQTAVFLIDLDKFKLINDTHGHAVGDAAICAVADSLREATMGWQASVARLGGDEFGLAVSGDFSQIELATLAESVLANIAASSACLPRMTLTATLGVAISPLDGSDAEILLQRADSAMYRGKNSGRATFHFYEVSYEREQRQQELFAQELRYAIAEKHIQPFYQPIVSLPDQRLAGFELLARWLHPERGIILPLDFIPVAEQLGLIKQLTESLLLQAFDQAREWPSDFTLSINVTSLMIESLDFPDWLEQLAREGNFPLNRLEVEVTENALVANVDSARLNLERLRAMGVSVALDDFGTGYSGLYHLTKLAIDKIKIDRSFFDTSLDNQNEMIKAILALGKSLRMKITAEGVEHEELADWLATHECDFAQGYLFGRPLPLAQVTALLAMNELAGPVRAQARAG; encoded by the coding sequence ATGTACATGCTGAACTTACCTTATGACCCGGACTTCGAAGACGCCGAGCGCTGGCGGTTCGTGTTGACGTCGACCGGCTTTGCGCTGCTGTCGATGGTCGTACCGTTCATTCTGTTGATGCGCCTGATGCAACGGTTGCAAGGCAGCTACAACGATTTGCTCGCGGCGCAGGCGCTCAGTGACTCTCTGGCCCGTCACGATCCCTTGTCCGGGCTGCTCAATCGTCGCGTGTTTCACGAGCAACTGGTTGCACGCGTGCAGCAAGCTTCTGTGCAGACGGCTGTTTTCCTGATTGACCTGGATAAATTCAAACTCATCAACGACACCCACGGCCATGCGGTGGGCGATGCCGCTATTTGCGCCGTCGCGGACAGCCTGCGAGAGGCAACGATGGGCTGGCAGGCCTCAGTGGCAAGGCTGGGAGGAGACGAGTTCGGTCTGGCGGTCAGTGGTGACTTCAGTCAAATCGAACTCGCGACACTGGCGGAAAGTGTCTTGGCCAACATCGCAGCGTCCAGTGCCTGTTTGCCGCGCATGACCCTGACTGCGACCTTGGGCGTTGCCATCTCGCCACTTGATGGCTCCGACGCGGAAATACTGCTGCAACGTGCTGACAGCGCCATGTATCGCGGTAAAAACAGCGGCCGTGCCACGTTTCATTTCTATGAAGTCAGTTATGAGCGCGAACAACGCCAGCAAGAGTTATTCGCCCAGGAACTGAGGTACGCCATTGCAGAGAAACATATACAGCCGTTCTATCAGCCTATCGTCAGTCTTCCCGACCAGCGCCTTGCGGGGTTCGAACTGCTGGCGCGATGGTTGCACCCCGAGCGCGGTATCATCCTGCCGCTCGATTTCATCCCTGTGGCGGAACAGTTGGGGCTGATCAAGCAGCTCACTGAAAGCCTGTTGCTTCAGGCCTTTGATCAGGCGCGTGAGTGGCCGAGCGACTTTACCCTGTCGATCAACGTGACGTCGCTGATGATAGAGAGCCTCGACTTTCCCGACTGGCTGGAGCAGTTGGCACGCGAAGGCAACTTTCCGCTGAACCGGCTGGAAGTAGAAGTGACAGAGAATGCCCTTGTGGCCAACGTCGACAGTGCACGCTTGAACCTGGAACGTCTGCGCGCGATGGGGGTGAGTGTCGCTCTGGACGATTTCGGTACCGGCTATTCAGGGCTTTATCACTTGACCAAACTTGCTATCGATAAAATCAAGATTGATCGATCTTTTTTTGACACGTCGCTGGATAACCAGAACGAGATGATCAAGGCCATTCTTGCCCTGGGTAAAAGCCTGCGCATGAAAATCACCGCAGAGGGTGTGGAGCACGAGGAGCTGGCAGACTGGTTAGCCACTCATGAGTGCGACTTTGCTCAGGGTTACTTGTTTGGACGGCCTTTGCCGTTGGCTCAGGTGACAGCGCTGCTGGCAATGAACGAGCTTGCCGGGCCGGTCAGGGCGCAAGCCCGCGCTGGATAG
- a CDS encoding DUF2845 domain-containing protein encodes MRRKKRVLTYVCVVLASVIGTANATMRCGTALISEGDSMATVLDRCGPPPKKSSEGPARRANGVPRLNAATITVFVYGPDGGSYQYLRFIDEKLVEIDMKRE; translated from the coding sequence ATGCGGCGTAAAAAACGCGTCCTGACTTACGTATGTGTTGTTCTTGCCAGCGTTATCGGAACCGCGAACGCGACCATGCGCTGTGGTACGGCGTTAATCAGTGAAGGTGACTCTATGGCGACGGTGCTGGACAGGTGCGGTCCGCCACCCAAAAAGAGCAGCGAAGGCCCGGCCAGACGGGCCAATGGCGTTCCGAGACTGAACGCTGCGACCATAACGGTATTCGTTTATGGTCCAGATGGCGGCTCCTATCAATACCTTCGGTTTATAGATGAAAAGCTTGTCGAGATTGACATGAAGCGTGAATGA
- a CDS encoding NAD(P)/FAD-dependent oxidoreductase, which produces MPAPLISVETSPELPAEADVVVIGGGIIGAFTAYYLAKRGMKVALVEKGRIGAEQSSRNWGWCRQQNRDARELPMATKSLDLWEQFGADTGEQTGFTRCGLLYLSNDEKELAGWASWGEFARTVNVETHMLSAEQAAERGKATGKHWKGGVFSPSDGIADPSRAAPAVARAIMALGSTVHQGCAVRGVETEGGRLSAVVTEKGTIRTRIAVLSAGAWASSFCRQYGIRFPQASIRQTVLSVSPPDGEIPSALHTAGVSMTRRFDGSYTLAISGRGRVDVTPQLLGFATQFLPMFQRRWRNLAPGGLEGLRSGHESWKRWRLDQPTPMEKMRILDPKPDASAVELTYKRAVELIPLLKATSIKAAWAGYVDSPPDGVPGIGEMASLPGLVLAAGFSGHGFGIGPGAGHLIADIVSGAKPIVDPRPYHPDRFQSSAWGKVADF; this is translated from the coding sequence ATGCCAGCACCTTTGATTTCTGTAGAAACCTCTCCCGAGCTACCGGCGGAGGCTGATGTGGTAGTTATTGGCGGCGGCATCATCGGGGCGTTTACAGCGTATTACTTGGCGAAACGCGGCATGAAGGTCGCGCTGGTGGAAAAGGGGCGTATTGGCGCTGAACAATCGAGTCGTAACTGGGGCTGGTGTCGTCAGCAGAATCGCGATGCGCGCGAGCTGCCGATGGCAACCAAAAGCCTGGACTTGTGGGAGCAATTCGGCGCAGATACAGGCGAACAGACGGGATTCACGCGTTGCGGCCTGCTGTACCTGAGCAATGACGAAAAAGAGCTCGCTGGGTGGGCGAGTTGGGGCGAATTCGCCCGGACCGTCAATGTCGAGACCCACATGCTCAGCGCAGAGCAAGCCGCCGAACGCGGCAAGGCGACCGGAAAACACTGGAAAGGCGGGGTGTTTTCACCTTCCGACGGCATTGCGGACCCATCCCGAGCTGCCCCCGCAGTGGCGCGCGCAATCATGGCATTGGGCAGCACCGTGCATCAGGGCTGCGCGGTTCGAGGTGTCGAAACCGAAGGGGGCCGGTTGTCTGCGGTGGTGACTGAAAAAGGCACCATCCGCACCCGGATTGCTGTGCTTTCCGCTGGCGCATGGGCCTCGTCCTTTTGCCGGCAGTACGGGATTCGCTTCCCGCAGGCCAGCATTCGCCAGACCGTGCTTTCTGTCTCGCCTCCGGATGGAGAGATACCCAGCGCGCTGCACACGGCGGGTGTGTCGATGACGCGCCGCTTCGACGGCAGCTACACGCTGGCCATCAGCGGCCGTGGACGTGTCGACGTCACGCCTCAACTGCTCGGTTTTGCCACGCAGTTTCTGCCCATGTTTCAGCGCAGATGGCGCAACCTTGCGCCAGGTGGGCTGGAGGGCTTGCGCTCGGGTCATGAAAGCTGGAAACGCTGGCGGCTGGACCAACCGACGCCGATGGAGAAGATGCGAATTCTCGACCCGAAACCAGATGCTTCTGCGGTCGAGCTGACCTACAAGCGCGCGGTTGAACTTATCCCGCTATTGAAAGCGACCTCGATAAAGGCTGCCTGGGCGGGCTACGTAGACAGCCCGCCTGATGGCGTGCCCGGGATCGGCGAAATGGCCAGTCTGCCGGGCCTGGTACTGGCAGCGGGGTTTAGCGGACATGGCTTTGGCATCGGTCCAGGCGCCGGTCATCTGATCGCTGATATCGTCAGCGGCGCAAAGCCTATCGTCGACCCGCGCCCTTACCACCCGGACCGTTTTCAATCGTCCGCTTGGGGCAAGGTTGCTGATTTTTGA
- a CDS encoding metallophosphoesterase, translated as MFHVMFSLPCLYVIVRYLWPMPWMPRTKIAVGVLLILASQYHLYCRFSSGSVFSPEFPRDIVMLFNWAFGAILLLAVLQIIVDLGTLLTMLIRRRWLIIPAKLRYAIGIAALLLAAIGVQQAVRVPPVKDLEIAIKNLPPQFDGYKVLQLTDMHISRLFDAPWTQAVVKESNALGVDLIVITGDLIDGSLSDRKQDIDALRDLRAPDGVYVIPGNHEYFFDNEAWMQHFVSLGMVPLANSHTLIEHDGARIALAGVTDVTAPKTGFPAPDVQKAINGIAKDIPIILLDHQPRNARETATQGVALQLSGHTHGGMIFGLHRLLALANGGFVSGLYDVDGMQLYVNNGTALWPGFAIRLGQPSELTRITLRRAP; from the coding sequence ATGTTCCATGTCATGTTCAGCCTGCCCTGCCTTTACGTCATCGTGCGCTATCTGTGGCCCATGCCATGGATGCCACGAACCAAAATTGCCGTGGGCGTGTTACTTATCCTTGCTTCGCAATATCACCTGTATTGCCGATTTTCGTCCGGCAGCGTGTTTTCGCCAGAGTTTCCACGCGACATTGTCATGCTCTTCAACTGGGCGTTCGGCGCGATTCTGTTATTGGCTGTGCTGCAAATCATTGTCGACCTGGGCACTTTGCTGACGATGCTGATCCGGCGGCGATGGCTGATCATTCCCGCGAAGCTGCGGTATGCCATTGGCATAGCCGCCTTATTGCTGGCGGCAATCGGTGTTCAGCAGGCAGTGCGTGTGCCGCCGGTGAAAGATCTCGAGATTGCGATCAAAAACCTGCCCCCGCAATTCGACGGCTACAAGGTCTTGCAGCTGACTGACATGCACATCAGTCGCCTGTTTGATGCGCCATGGACGCAAGCGGTCGTCAAGGAATCGAATGCCTTGGGTGTCGACCTGATCGTTATCACTGGTGATCTGATCGATGGCTCGCTCAGTGACCGCAAGCAGGACATTGATGCCCTGCGCGATCTGCGTGCGCCGGACGGCGTTTATGTTATCCCCGGCAACCACGAATACTTCTTCGATAACGAAGCGTGGATGCAGCACTTTGTCTCGTTGGGCATGGTGCCACTCGCGAACAGCCACACGTTGATCGAGCATGATGGTGCGCGGATTGCACTGGCTGGCGTGACGGATGTAACGGCACCGAAAACAGGCTTCCCCGCCCCTGACGTCCAGAAAGCCATAAACGGCATCGCAAAGGACATACCGATCATCCTGCTCGACCATCAGCCAAGAAATGCGCGGGAAACAGCGACCCAAGGGGTGGCGTTACAACTTTCAGGGCACACCCATGGTGGAATGATCTTTGGTCTCCACCGACTGTTGGCCCTGGCAAACGGGGGATTTGTATCGGGGCTTTACGATGTCGACGGTATGCAGTTGTACGTCAATAACGGCACCGCACTCTGGCCTGGATTCGCCATCCGCCTTGGCCAACCCTCGGAACTGACGCGCATCACGCTTCGAAGGGCGCCGTAG
- a CDS encoding DUF4011 domain-containing protein: protein MNIKIEALIARKIGFASHQNAVPLVRELSIWNLEETSFENLTLSLSTDPDFVENRTWHIDRIHAGDRLSISERDIKLNAGYLSGLTESLSADVTMRLSQGDNLLVEQRFPTELLARTEWGGLSAMPELLAAFCMPNDPAVDRVLKAASQVLRRAGKKDGIDGYEGKSRTRTWELASAIWSGVCSFQLSYALPPASFEQQGQKVRPPSVILENGVATCLDTALLFAAALEQAGLNALLIMTKGHAFAGVWLQPQEFSQLLTDEASAVRKRLDLKKMVVFETTLATQAPAPGFSQAIAAAERQLDDEQFIMAIDLHRARMQKIRPMALVSVAQAPDATADAAPAVEGLEEAPALPGFDVEINTIDEGHAGKLTLWQRKLLDLTTRNRLLHLPDSAKGVRLLCPDPAALEDLLSSGQRIRVVPVPDLNSSGRDVALYEQQNNESLIDEVARQALARGEVLASLEKVKLEATLIDLFRKARSDLEEGGANTLFLAIGFLKWKKSAEDPKTYSAPLILLPVKLERKSALSGVTLSLLDEEPRFNLTLLELLRHDFELMIPGLDGELPGDESGIDVLGIWNIVRRAVRDVPGFEVSNELVLGTFSFAKYLMWKDLNANAAQLLQSPLVKHLLEPGEAGEGFSGSDEYPRPECLDSSVTPAQLFAPLPADSSQLAAVVASAGTRSFVMDGPPGTGKSQTIANMIAHNLALGRRVLFVAEKRAALDVVYRRLAEKGLGEFCLELHSSKASKVEVLKQLDRAWDVSDALSAEEWQREATRLQALRSKLNQLVDVLHRRWPNGLSLHQAIGRVIRDHGPQTPRLVWPAGTEHDAAAYGQLLDLSRRLGLNGAAARDLSDRFGALAQTQWSNAWQANIANAAREVPQAVDALNTASERLLGLMHLNLPVAEVGQVRQLSELATLVLESCGLNLSFAFAPDAVARIDATRRACQLIESYRELEESLSLDYADEACRRIPVEAMRGEWREAEGKFWFMATFAKKKVARELASSGGAVGLPDTLGDLAIFERLHSQLTELDALAGDLQSIPGWQGLSSDVSRLFSAASLAEKLRGLLSSLAESPDHLVSLRAAVARLVIDANEMLAPGGQISTALSTLQQSLTRYEEAAQLFAGLAAMGTDAHPGVAALRATSLSIQQHEEQLKAWCDWCRVREQAGEAGLTSLALALEAGRLAPSASEETFVTAYAHWFATQGIDGEPLLRNFVAAEHMSDISAFVRLDDEMAKLTVRYIRAKLCGLIPSKNDIPKSSGFAILKHELQKSRRHKPVRQLAIEMGDALNRLAPCMLMSPLSIAQFLPADQPPFDLVIFDEASQIAPWDAIGSIARGRQVIIAGDPRQMPPTNFFNRGPNASDDDTAEDMESILDECLAAGVPSHSLSWHYRSRHESLIAFSNHRYYDSHLITFPAAETRASAVEWRRVDGVYAKGKGRYNQAEAEAIVSETVKRLTDPAFVAAGHSIGIITLNSDQQKLINDLLDMARKQYPQIEPFFQDTLTEPVVVKNLETVQGDERDLIMLGIGYGPTEPGAQVMSMNFGPLNKDGGWRRLNVAITRSRREMLVFSSFDPSMIDLNRTNARAVRDLKHFIEFAQRGPKALAEAIQGSVGGYDSPFEEAVAQGLRRLGWQVVPQIGVSRFRIDLGVVHPDGPGDYLAGVECDGATYHSAATARDRDKVRGAILNGLGWNLVRLWSTEWWVDKEGALQRLHAALNDLLAETRLEAVDSQANEQPPAVPVVIDFSADSGINA, encoded by the coding sequence ATGAACATCAAGATTGAGGCGCTGATCGCCCGGAAGATCGGTTTCGCCTCCCACCAGAACGCCGTGCCGCTGGTACGTGAATTGAGTATCTGGAACCTGGAAGAAACCAGCTTTGAAAACCTGACCCTGAGTTTAAGCACCGACCCGGATTTCGTTGAAAATCGTACCTGGCACATAGACCGCATCCATGCAGGTGATCGCCTCAGCATCTCTGAACGCGACATCAAGCTCAATGCGGGTTACTTGTCCGGGCTGACTGAAAGCCTCAGCGCCGATGTCACTATGCGCCTGTCCCAAGGCGACAACCTGCTAGTCGAGCAGCGCTTCCCGACCGAACTGCTGGCTCGCACTGAGTGGGGCGGCTTGAGCGCCATGCCGGAGTTGCTGGCAGCCTTTTGTATGCCCAATGATCCCGCAGTCGATCGCGTGCTCAAAGCCGCTTCACAGGTGTTACGGCGGGCGGGCAAGAAGGATGGCATTGACGGCTACGAAGGAAAATCGCGCACGCGTACCTGGGAGCTTGCCTCCGCCATCTGGTCCGGGGTGTGCAGCTTTCAGTTGAGCTACGCATTACCTCCCGCCAGCTTTGAGCAGCAGGGCCAGAAGGTCAGGCCTCCGAGTGTGATTCTGGAAAACGGTGTAGCGACCTGCCTGGACACCGCGCTGCTGTTTGCTGCTGCGTTGGAGCAGGCGGGATTGAATGCCCTGTTGATCATGACCAAAGGCCATGCCTTCGCAGGCGTCTGGTTGCAGCCTCAGGAATTTTCCCAACTGTTGACCGATGAAGCGTCGGCAGTGCGCAAGCGTCTGGATCTGAAGAAAATGGTGGTATTCGAAACCACGCTTGCCACACAGGCACCTGCGCCTGGTTTTTCTCAGGCCATTGCGGCGGCCGAGCGGCAACTCGATGATGAGCAGTTCATCATGGCTATCGATTTGCACCGTGCCCGGATGCAGAAGATCCGGCCGATGGCGCTCGTTTCAGTGGCGCAGGCACCCGATGCGACCGCCGATGCTGCGCCGGCTGTCGAAGGGTTGGAAGAAGCCCCGGCACTCCCGGGGTTCGATGTCGAGATCAATACGATTGACGAAGGCCACGCTGGCAAGCTGACGCTGTGGCAACGCAAATTGCTTGATCTGACGACTCGCAACCGCCTCCTGCACCTTCCGGACAGCGCCAAGGGCGTGCGTCTGCTGTGCCCGGACCCGGCAGCGCTGGAAGACCTTCTTTCCAGCGGTCAGCGCATTCGTGTGGTGCCAGTACCTGACCTGAACAGCAGTGGCCGCGATGTGGCGCTGTACGAGCAGCAGAATAATGAAAGCCTGATCGACGAGGTCGCTCGGCAGGCACTTGCACGGGGTGAAGTGCTCGCCAGCCTGGAAAAGGTCAAGCTTGAAGCAACGCTGATTGATCTGTTCCGAAAAGCACGCAGCGATCTGGAGGAGGGTGGGGCGAACACGCTATTTCTGGCCATTGGCTTTCTCAAATGGAAAAAAAGTGCAGAAGACCCGAAAACCTACTCTGCACCGTTGATCTTGCTGCCGGTAAAACTTGAACGCAAAAGTGCCTTGTCCGGGGTGACACTCAGCCTTCTTGATGAAGAGCCACGTTTCAACCTGACGCTGCTGGAACTGCTGCGGCATGATTTCGAATTGATGATTCCAGGGCTGGACGGCGAGTTACCCGGTGATGAAAGCGGCATTGATGTGCTAGGCATCTGGAACATCGTGCGGCGAGCGGTCCGCGACGTACCAGGATTCGAGGTGAGTAACGAGCTGGTGTTGGGCACTTTCTCGTTCGCCAAATACTTGATGTGGAAGGACCTGAACGCCAACGCCGCGCAGCTGTTGCAAAGTCCCTTGGTCAAGCATCTGTTGGAGCCGGGTGAAGCCGGTGAGGGGTTTTCCGGCTCAGACGAGTATCCACGGCCTGAATGCCTGGACTCATCGGTAACACCCGCGCAGCTTTTTGCCCCGCTGCCTGCCGACTCGTCACAGTTAGCTGCCGTGGTGGCATCTGCTGGCACTCGCAGCTTCGTCATGGATGGACCGCCGGGAACCGGTAAGTCACAGACCATCGCCAACATGATTGCCCACAACCTGGCGTTGGGCCGTCGGGTGCTGTTCGTGGCAGAGAAACGTGCGGCGCTGGACGTGGTTTATCGTCGTCTGGCAGAAAAGGGGCTGGGCGAATTTTGCCTCGAGCTGCATTCAAGCAAGGCGTCCAAAGTTGAAGTGCTCAAGCAACTGGACCGCGCCTGGGATGTCAGCGACGCATTGAGCGCCGAAGAATGGCAGCGCGAAGCCACTCGGTTGCAGGCCTTGCGCTCGAAACTCAACCAACTGGTTGATGTCTTGCATCGACGCTGGCCAAACGGCCTGTCCCTGCATCAGGCGATTGGTCGCGTGATTCGTGATCACGGCCCTCAAACGCCGAGACTGGTCTGGCCAGCGGGCACGGAGCATGATGCCGCAGCGTATGGCCAGTTGCTTGATCTGTCGCGTCGACTGGGTTTGAACGGTGCTGCCGCCCGTGACCTGTCAGACAGGTTTGGCGCTCTGGCACAGACTCAATGGTCGAACGCCTGGCAGGCGAACATTGCGAACGCCGCACGTGAGGTGCCGCAGGCTGTTGATGCGCTGAATACCGCAAGCGAAAGACTGCTTGGGCTGATGCACCTGAATTTGCCTGTGGCAGAAGTGGGGCAGGTCCGGCAGCTCAGCGAGCTGGCGACGCTGGTCCTGGAATCCTGCGGCCTGAACCTTTCATTTGCATTTGCCCCCGATGCTGTCGCGCGTATCGACGCCACCCGGCGCGCGTGTCAGTTGATCGAAAGTTATCGGGAGCTTGAGGAAAGCCTTTCGCTGGATTACGCAGATGAAGCATGCCGTCGCATTCCCGTTGAGGCCATGCGCGGCGAATGGCGTGAGGCCGAGGGCAAATTCTGGTTCATGGCAACGTTCGCCAAGAAAAAAGTGGCCAGGGAACTGGCCTCTTCAGGCGGCGCTGTCGGTCTTCCGGACACCCTCGGCGACCTCGCCATCTTCGAGCGTCTGCATTCGCAACTCACGGAGCTGGACGCGCTGGCCGGTGACCTGCAGTCGATCCCGGGCTGGCAAGGCCTGAGCAGCGATGTTTCGCGTCTGTTCAGTGCAGCCTCGCTGGCTGAAAAACTGCGCGGGCTGCTCAGCAGTCTGGCCGAATCACCGGACCATCTGGTTTCATTGCGCGCAGCGGTCGCGCGGCTGGTCATCGACGCAAATGAAATGTTGGCCCCCGGTGGGCAAATCAGCACAGCGTTATCAACGTTGCAACAGAGCCTGACTCGCTATGAAGAAGCCGCTCAACTGTTTGCCGGGCTGGCTGCAATGGGTACTGACGCGCATCCGGGCGTTGCAGCGTTGCGAGCGACTTCGCTTTCCATCCAGCAGCACGAAGAGCAACTGAAGGCTTGGTGCGACTGGTGCCGCGTGCGCGAGCAGGCGGGCGAAGCAGGTCTGACAAGTCTGGCATTGGCGCTTGAGGCCGGAAGGCTGGCGCCGTCTGCCAGCGAGGAGACGTTCGTCACGGCCTATGCCCACTGGTTCGCTACGCAGGGTATCGATGGCGAACCGCTCTTGAGGAATTTCGTGGCTGCCGAGCACATGAGTGACATCAGCGCTTTCGTTCGTCTCGACGACGAAATGGCGAAACTGACCGTACGCTATATTCGGGCAAAGCTCTGTGGCTTGATTCCTTCGAAAAATGACATTCCCAAAAGCAGCGGCTTCGCCATTCTCAAGCACGAATTGCAGAAGTCGCGCCGGCACAAACCTGTCCGGCAACTGGCTATTGAAATGGGCGATGCGTTGAATCGTCTGGCGCCGTGCATGCTCATGAGCCCGCTATCGATTGCGCAGTTCTTGCCCGCCGATCAACCTCCGTTCGATCTGGTCATTTTCGACGAGGCGTCGCAGATCGCGCCATGGGACGCAATCGGCTCGATAGCCCGGGGCCGGCAAGTGATTATCGCAGGTGATCCGCGTCAGATGCCGCCTACGAACTTTTTCAATCGCGGCCCGAATGCCAGCGACGACGACACCGCCGAAGACATGGAGAGCATTCTGGACGAATGCCTGGCAGCCGGGGTGCCGAGCCATAGTCTGAGCTGGCACTACCGCAGTCGCCATGAAAGCCTGATCGCGTTCTCCAATCACCGCTACTACGACAGTCATCTTATTACGTTCCCGGCCGCAGAGACTCGCGCAAGTGCTGTCGAGTGGCGCAGGGTCGATGGTGTCTATGCGAAAGGAAAAGGGCGTTACAACCAGGCTGAGGCCGAAGCTATTGTGAGCGAGACCGTCAAACGCCTGACCGATCCCGCGTTCGTGGCGGCGGGTCATTCGATCGGGATCATCACGCTCAATTCCGATCAGCAAAAGCTGATCAACGACCTGCTGGATATGGCTCGCAAACAATACCCGCAGATCGAACCGTTTTTCCAGGACACGCTGACCGAGCCCGTTGTCGTCAAGAACCTGGAAACAGTCCAGGGCGACGAGCGAGATCTCATTATGCTCGGGATCGGCTATGGCCCGACCGAGCCGGGTGCGCAGGTCATGTCCATGAACTTCGGGCCACTCAACAAGGACGGCGGATGGCGCAGACTGAACGTCGCGATCACGCGTTCCCGTCGGGAAATGCTGGTGTTCTCGTCCTTCGATCCGTCAATGATCGACCTGAACCGGACCAATGCTCGCGCGGTCCGGGATCTGAAGCATTTCATCGAGTTCGCTCAGCGGGGGCCAAAGGCCCTTGCAGAGGCCATCCAGGGCTCGGTTGGCGGTTATGACTCGCCGTTCGAAGAAGCCGTCGCTCAAGGGCTGAGGCGTCTTGGCTGGCAAGTCGTCCCGCAGATTGGCGTGTCGCGTTTCCGCATCGATCTGGGGGTCGTTCATCCTGACGGTCCAGGCGATTATCTGGCTGGCGTTGAATGCGATGGGGCGACTTATCACAGCGCTGCCACTGCCCGGGACCGGGATAAGGTCCGAGGCGCGATTCTGAATGGCCTCGGATGGAATCTAGTGCGCCTGTGGTCCACCGAATGGTGGGTCGACAAGGAGGGCGCATTACAGCGGCTGCACGCAGCGTTGAACGACCTTCTGGCTGAAACCCGGTTGGAGGCCGTCGACAGTCAGGCAAACGAGCAGCCTCCGGCAGTGCCGGTGGTCATCGATTTCTCGGCTGACTCCGGCATCAACGCATGA
- a CDS encoding DUF2252 domain-containing protein: protein MKTPRPTARLQPLTNLRNLKMARSAHAFVRGNTAQFYEWLNSQPGRRLPSGPPVWICGDCHAGNLGPTGDLKGRIDIHIRDLDQSVVGNPAHDLVRLGLSLATAARGSDLPGVTTARMLEEMMQGYEQAFMDNGDEEPDRPAHVKAGMRSAVQRTWKHLATERIEDMRPTIPLGKHFWALSRAERDAIKALCATPDIHALVTSLKGRSPDDSVQLLDSAYWVKGCSSLGLLRYAVLMGVGDDDDQEFCLLDIKEAVAAAAPRTARARMPRDNGRRVVEGARHLSPGLGSRMVAVQMLDHSFFIRELLPQDMKLELDELTQPEAMQAAAYLAKVVGIAHARQMDLATRTAWIRDLQTNRSRTLDAPSWLWSSVVQLVGNHEQSYLEHCRRYAL from the coding sequence ATGAAAACGCCCCGACCCACCGCACGGCTTCAACCCCTGACCAACCTGCGTAATCTGAAGATGGCCCGCTCTGCGCATGCCTTCGTTCGAGGCAATACGGCGCAGTTCTACGAGTGGCTCAATAGCCAGCCCGGAAGACGCTTGCCGAGCGGCCCGCCGGTGTGGATTTGTGGGGACTGCCATGCTGGCAATCTAGGGCCTACCGGCGATTTGAAAGGGCGAATCGACATCCACATACGCGATCTGGATCAATCCGTGGTCGGAAATCCGGCCCACGACCTGGTAAGGCTCGGGTTGTCCCTGGCAACCGCTGCTCGGGGCTCCGATCTGCCGGGCGTCACCACCGCGCGAATGCTGGAAGAGATGATGCAGGGTTATGAACAGGCGTTCATGGACAACGGCGACGAAGAGCCTGATCGACCTGCACATGTGAAAGCCGGGATGCGCAGCGCCGTGCAGCGCACATGGAAGCACCTGGCCACGGAACGTATTGAAGACATGCGACCCACCATCCCGCTGGGCAAGCATTTCTGGGCACTGTCCCGTGCGGAACGCGATGCGATCAAAGCGCTGTGCGCCACGCCGGATATCCACGCTTTGGTGACATCGCTCAAAGGACGATCACCCGATGACAGCGTGCAGTTACTCGACTCAGCCTATTGGGTAAAGGGCTGCAGTTCTCTGGGGCTGCTTCGCTATGCAGTATTAATGGGCGTTGGCGACGACGATGATCAGGAATTCTGCCTGCTGGATATCAAGGAAGCCGTCGCAGCCGCCGCCCCGCGAACGGCCAGAGCGCGCATGCCGAGAGACAATGGCCGGCGAGTAGTGGAGGGCGCAAGGCATCTTTCGCCTGGCCTGGGAAGCAGAATGGTTGCGGTGCAGATGCTCGATCATTCGTTCTTCATCCGTGAGCTGCTTCCTCAAGACATGAAGCTGGAGCTCGATGAACTCACCCAGCCGGAAGCCATGCAGGCAGCGGCGTATCTTGCAAAAGTGGTTGGCATCGCCCACGCCAGGCAGATGGATCTGGCGACGCGTACGGCGTGGATCCGCGATCTGCAAACCAACCGCTCCCGAACGCTGGATGCACCTTCCTGGCTGTGGTCGAGTGTTGTTCAACTGGTGGGCAACCATGAGCAAAGCTATCTGGAGCATTGCCGGCGCTACGCGCTGTAG